Part of the Methanobacteriaceae archaeon genome, TTATAAATAAATTGGAAATTTCTGTAGATAAACATGAATCTGAATATATTTTTATTGCTGGGCACTACGACTGTTTAGGAAATCCAGTAGATAATATAACACATAAAAAACAACTTATGTTGGCGGTAGAAAGAATTAAAAAATTAAAAGGTTCTAATAAAATAGTAGGAATATGGATTTCTGAGAAATTTTCAGTGCAAAAGATAACTGAATTAAGGGGGATTAATTATGAAAATACCACGATGCATGAGTACTCAACATCCGGATAATGTGAATCCACCCTTTTTTTCAACAGATCCTGAACTGAGTGGTGAAGACGAGATAACAGAAGCCTACTATGTCTTTTCTCATTTAGGCTGCAACGAACAAATGTGGGATTGTGAAGGTAAAGAAGTAGATAATTATGTGGTTAAAAAACTACTTACCAAATATGGATCATTTTTTAATGAAAGAATTTTAGGTAAAGATGATTTTATAACCTTGAGAGTTCCCAACCCTACAGTTGAAAAGGCAGAAGCCAAGATTTTGCTGGAAACCCTGGAAAGTATACCTCGTTCATTTGACGCCGCTAAACTATTTTACGGGAAAGATAATGTGCCAGTATTTGAGGTAATTTTACCCATGACCGCTTCTTCAGACTGCCTTGACAGAATTTACCGATATTACCACGATTTTGTTGTGGGTAAACAAACCAAACCATTCAAAAAAGGAGATATAACTATAGCCGAATGGATTGGTGAATTTAAACCTGAAAAAATTAATGTAATTCCGCTCTTTGAAGATATGGAAAACATGCTTAATGCCCATAATATGACTCGGGATTATTTAAAGGATAAGTCTGTAGACTATCAAAGAGTTTTCTTAGCAAGATCTGACCCGGCCATGAATTATGGATTTATAAGTGCACTTCTTTTAAATAAGACCGCCCTACAAAGACTGGGAAAATTAGAAACAGAAATTGGTGTGAAAATATACCCTATAATTGGTATAGGTTCAGCGCCCTTCCGGGGTAATTTAAGACCTCAAACTGTAGAGAGGATTTCAAAGGAATATCCCAACGCCCATACATTTACCATTCAATCTTCATTTAAATATGATAATCCTCCGGAAGAGGTCATATCAGCTATTAAATTATTAAATGAAAGAAAAACAACTATTCCTGCAGAAATTGACGAGGAAAGATGTTTGGCTATATTGGAAAAGTACGGTAATGAATATCAAAGACAAATACTAAAACTTGCTCCAGCAATAAATCAAATAGCCAAGTATATTCCCAGTAGGAGAAAAAGAAAATTACATATTGGCCTTTTTGGTTATGCACGTAATATTGATGGAATTTCATTACCTAGAGTCATAACATTTACTTGTGCCCTTTATTCTTTAGGATTACCTCCAGAAATATTGGGACTGAATGCACTGGATGATGATGATTTATTATTTATAGAAAAAGTTTATTTAAATTTTAAAGATGATTTAAAGGATGCTCTTAAATTTTTTAATCCCAAAACTGAATTCTTACCTGAATCTCTTAGA contains:
- the ppcA gene encoding phosphoenolpyruvate carboxylase, which produces MKIPRCMSTQHPDNVNPPFFSTDPELSGEDEITEAYYVFSHLGCNEQMWDCEGKEVDNYVVKKLLTKYGSFFNERILGKDDFITLRVPNPTVEKAEAKILLETLESIPRSFDAAKLFYGKDNVPVFEVILPMTASSDCLDRIYRYYHDFVVGKQTKPFKKGDITIAEWIGEFKPEKINVIPLFEDMENMLNAHNMTRDYLKDKSVDYQRVFLARSDPAMNYGFISALLLNKTALQRLGKLETEIGVKIYPIIGIGSAPFRGNLRPQTVERISKEYPNAHTFTIQSSFKYDNPPEEVISAIKLLNERKTTIPAEIDEERCLAILEKYGNEYQRQILKLAPAINQIAKYIPSRRKRKLHIGLFGYARNIDGISLPRVITFTCALYSLGLPPEILGLNALDDDDLLFIEKVYLNFKDDLKDALKFFNPKTEFLPESLRKNDLIENLLETIQINENHEELTDVILSSLKANKTENIGETILEAAHLRGFLG